In the bacterium genome, one interval contains:
- a CDS encoding RidA family protein produces MSKRIVRTEQAPQAIGPYSQAVVAGGFVYVAGQLALDPHTGQLVPGDVRIQTKRVMENIKAILEGAGSSMAGVVKTTVFLRDLNDFGAMNEIYGSYFQEDPPARSTVQVAKLPREGAVEIEVVAVAK; encoded by the coding sequence ATGAGCAAACGGATCGTCAGGACCGAACAGGCGCCGCAGGCGATCGGTCCGTATTCGCAGGCCGTCGTCGCGGGCGGGTTCGTGTACGTGGCGGGGCAACTCGCGCTCGATCCCCACACCGGGCAACTGGTGCCGGGCGACGTTCGGATACAGACCAAGCGCGTCATGGAGAACATCAAGGCGATTCTCGAGGGCGCCGGGTCGTCGATGGCCGGCGTGGTCAAGACGACCGTTTTTCTCCGCGACCTGAACGACTTCGGCGCAATGAACGAGATCTACGGGTCCTACTTTCAGGAAGACCCGCCGGCCCGCTCCACCGTCCAGGTGGCAAAGCTGCCCCGTGAAGGCGCGGTCGAGATCGAGGTGG
- a CDS encoding flavin reductase family protein, whose amino-acid sequence MDTTGGIDARVFRDALAHFATGITIVTAPAVDGPHGVTINAFTSLSLRPPLVLICIEHGRYSLQVLETARVFAVNVLAEGQEHLSRFFSTDSRPEGPHAFDGIPYRPGRLGAPVLDGCLALLECRVTAQYPGGDHAIFVGEVEAAEVFPGRRPLLYYDRAYCGLAGT is encoded by the coding sequence ATGGACACAACGGGTGGGATCGACGCACGGGTGTTTCGCGACGCGCTGGCGCATTTTGCCACCGGGATCACCATCGTGACCGCGCCGGCGGTCGACGGGCCGCACGGCGTCACCATCAATGCGTTCACGTCGCTCTCGCTCAGGCCCCCCCTCGTGCTGATCTGCATCGAACACGGCCGCTACTCGCTTCAAGTGCTGGAGACGGCGCGGGTCTTCGCGGTGAACGTGCTCGCCGAAGGCCAGGAGCACCTGTCGCGCTTCTTTTCGACCGATTCGCGCCCGGAGGGGCCGCACGCGTTCGACGGCATTCCGTACCGGCCCGGCCGCCTGGGTGCGCCGGTGCTCGACGGCTGTCTCGCGCTGCTCGAGTGCCGCGTGACGGCGCAATATCCGGGCGGCGACCATGCGATTTTCGTGGGAGAGGTCGAGGCCGCCGAAGTTTTTCCCGGCCGCCGCCCGCTCCTCTACTACGACCGCGCCTACTGCGGACTCGCCGGCACGTAG